The Paeniglutamicibacter sulfureus genome includes a region encoding these proteins:
- a CDS encoding DNA-3-methyladenine glycosylase family protein produces MSSRLLKSNGLLDPGHMMRTLGIHSIPTLDIHEPDALRHTRAVSTASGPKSVRLEFAEDGVGLSCAEADARGLDELEVVVRAWLDLDSDLAPMQGHFARDPLLGPLVRSRPWLRLIGYLNGFEAAATTILGQQVSLAAGRTFGGRFVGAYGNDGPDGLRLFPTPAAVVEHGVDMLRETIGLTKSRAATLFAMAESFDAKNFSGTAGIPLERAELLALRGVGPWTADYLQMRGRSDPDAFVPGDLVARRALNRITEREASRLAESWAPYRSYAMVHLWASDPLAPVSTDSPKPGASDNRGRPGLQPG; encoded by the coding sequence ATGAGCTCGCGCCTCCTGAAATCCAACGGCTTGCTGGACCCCGGGCACATGATGCGCACTCTCGGCATCCATTCGATTCCCACGCTCGACATCCACGAACCCGACGCCTTGCGGCACACCCGGGCGGTTTCGACGGCTTCGGGGCCGAAGTCTGTCCGGCTGGAGTTTGCCGAGGACGGGGTCGGACTTTCCTGCGCCGAGGCCGACGCCCGGGGCCTTGACGAGCTGGAGGTCGTGGTTCGAGCGTGGCTTGACCTGGATTCGGACCTCGCACCCATGCAAGGGCATTTCGCCCGCGACCCGTTGCTCGGCCCCCTGGTCCGGTCCCGGCCATGGCTGCGCCTGATTGGATACCTCAACGGCTTCGAGGCCGCAGCCACCACCATTCTTGGCCAGCAGGTGTCCCTGGCGGCGGGCCGGACCTTTGGCGGACGGTTCGTCGGCGCCTACGGCAACGACGGGCCAGACGGCCTTCGCCTCTTCCCCACCCCGGCTGCGGTGGTCGAGCACGGAGTTGACATGCTGCGTGAAACCATCGGCCTCACCAAGTCCCGCGCGGCCACCTTGTTCGCCATGGCGGAAAGCTTCGACGCCAAGAATTTTTCCGGTACCGCGGGGATCCCGTTGGAACGCGCCGAACTTCTGGCACTGCGCGGCGTCGGCCCTTGGACGGCCGACTACCTGCAGATGCGCGGCCGCAGCGATCCGGATGCATTCGTGCCCGGCGACCTGGTTGCGAGGCGAGCCCTCAACAGGATCACTGAACGCGAGGCATCCAGATTGGCGGAATCCTGGGCGCCATACCGGTCCTACGCCATGGTCCACCTGTGGGCCTCGGACCCATTGGCACCGGTGTCGACCGATTCACCCAAGCCCGGAGCCTCGGACAACAGGGGTCGCCCCGGCCTGCAACCTGGCTAG
- a CDS encoding DNA-3-methyladenine glycosylase I, which yields MSTGIIIGEDSLARPSWAATDPMMRTYYDTEWGMPVRDEHGVFERLSLEAFQAGLSWATILRKRENFREAFAGFDPEVIEGFGDAKVEELLGNAGIIRNRAKILATIKNAKATIALREDGGLADFIWSFQPDSTPAPNALEDIPTTSPESVAMSKALKKRGFAFVGPTTMFALMEALGIVDTHLLGSHRRGTSGIWTA from the coding sequence ATGAGCACCGGAATAATCATTGGCGAAGACAGCCTCGCCCGACCGTCCTGGGCGGCGACTGACCCGATGATGCGCACCTATTACGACACCGAGTGGGGAATGCCGGTGCGTGATGAGCACGGCGTCTTTGAGCGGCTGAGCCTCGAGGCGTTCCAAGCCGGGCTGTCCTGGGCCACCATCCTGCGCAAGCGCGAGAATTTCCGCGAGGCCTTCGCCGGGTTCGACCCCGAGGTCATCGAGGGCTTCGGCGATGCGAAGGTCGAAGAGCTGCTGGGCAACGCCGGGATCATCCGCAACCGCGCCAAGATCCTGGCGACCATCAAAAACGCGAAGGCCACCATCGCACTGCGCGAGGACGGCGGCCTGGCCGACTTCATCTGGTCGTTCCAGCCCGATTCCACCCCGGCACCGAACGCGCTCGAGGACATCCCCACCACCAGCCCCGAATCCGTGGCGATGTCAAAGGCGCTGAAGAAGCGCGGCTTCGCCTTCGTGGGACCCACGACCATGTTTGCGCTCATGGAGGCATTGGGCATCGTGGACACCCATTTGTTGGGATCCCATCGCCGCGGCACCTCGGGCATCTGGACCGCATGA
- a CDS encoding ArsR/SmtB family transcription factor codes for MTMLDRADHERQDALESHAAAAALFHGLADPTRLMILAHLRTGEHKVKELTEHLGLAQSTVSAHLSCLRDCGLVTSRAQGRASMFSLANPQLLLELLGDANHYIGISEDHELDTHDFTAVHDPSRAQEGVRQ; via the coding sequence ATGACGATGCTAGATCGAGCGGACCACGAACGCCAGGACGCCCTTGAAAGCCATGCAGCAGCAGCGGCCCTTTTCCATGGACTGGCCGACCCCACTCGGCTGATGATCCTGGCGCACCTGCGCACCGGGGAGCACAAGGTCAAGGAACTCACCGAGCACCTGGGCCTGGCCCAAAGCACCGTGAGCGCCCACCTTTCCTGCCTCCGCGACTGCGGCCTGGTGACCTCGCGGGCACAGGGTCGGGCCAGCATGTTCTCGCTGGCAAACCCGCAGCTGTTGCTGGAGTTGCTTGGCGATGCGAACCATTACATCGGCATCAGCGAAGACCACGAACTGGACACGCACGACTTCACCGCGGTTCATGATCCTTCCCGGGCGCAGGAAGGCGTCCGCCAATGA
- a CDS encoding siderophore-interacting protein yields the protein MSTQRSARPVRPQVVLEVLASERLSPHMMRLTFGGPGFVNFQDKAVSDRYVKILFAKPELGLVPPYDLDALREQLAPEDFPVRRTYTLRHVDLEAQTVQIDFVIHGDQGLAGPWAQNAKIGDQICFASPGGLYTPDPAFDRHLLIGDETALPAISAAVEDMTPDMVGDIYLEVSGPEDEVQLDVPAGVNLHWLHRGGYFTPENTKLEETVRNSDWHEGTVQVFAHGERETMKSLRAYLNGERGVDRKAMSLSAYWAYGRAEDEFQAEKKTPIGQIYPEAMNA from the coding sequence GTGAGTACGCAGCGTTCAGCACGTCCGGTTCGGCCCCAGGTAGTCCTCGAGGTTTTGGCGAGCGAGCGACTGAGTCCCCACATGATGCGACTGACCTTCGGCGGGCCGGGGTTCGTGAACTTCCAGGACAAGGCCGTCTCCGACCGCTACGTCAAGATCCTCTTTGCCAAGCCCGAACTCGGGCTGGTTCCGCCGTATGACCTCGATGCCCTGCGCGAGCAGCTGGCTCCGGAAGACTTCCCGGTTCGACGCACTTACACCCTGCGCCACGTGGATCTCGAGGCCCAGACCGTGCAGATCGACTTCGTCATCCACGGCGACCAAGGCCTGGCCGGGCCCTGGGCGCAAAACGCCAAGATCGGTGATCAGATCTGCTTCGCCAGCCCGGGCGGGCTCTACACTCCCGACCCGGCATTCGACCGCCACCTGCTGATCGGCGACGAGACAGCGCTTCCGGCGATTTCCGCAGCCGTCGAGGATATGACGCCGGACATGGTGGGCGACATCTACCTTGAGGTGTCCGGTCCCGAGGACGAGGTTCAGCTGGATGTGCCCGCCGGGGTCAACCTCCACTGGTTGCACCGCGGCGGCTACTTCACCCCGGAGAACACCAAGCTCGAGGAAACCGTGCGCAACTCCGACTGGCACGAGGGGACCGTGCAGGTCTTCGCCCACGGCGAGCGTGAGACCATGAAGTCGCTGCGTGCCTACCTCAACGGGGAGCGAGGGGTGGACCGCAAGGCCATGTCGCTCTCCGCCTACTGGGCCTACGGGCGTGCTGAGGACGAATTCCAGGCCGAAAAGAAGACGCCCATCGGGCAGATCTACCCCGAGGCGATGAACGCCTAG
- a CDS encoding cation diffusion facilitator family transporter, with protein sequence MSHDHDHGSATTNRKKLAWAFGITATILIAEVIGAFLTNSLALLVDAAHMLTDSTGLLLALTAATLVMRKPTAKRTWGFRRAEVLSATLQSALLLGVGVYALIDGVRRLFEPTEISGGGLLVFGIIGLLGNVASMLILASGKDDNLNMRAAFLEVVNDALGSVAVIISAIVISMTGWMQADSIAAMLIAALIIPRALKLLGETTHILLESTPKGLDLEDVRAHLVAHPLVLAVHDLHASQIATNLPILSAHVVVEDEAFHTGAAATLLGELQSCVAEHFEVSIEHSTFQIESHSHQAPEHERHD encoded by the coding sequence ATGAGCCACGACCACGACCACGGTTCGGCCACCACCAACCGCAAGAAGCTGGCCTGGGCCTTTGGCATCACCGCGACGATCCTCATCGCCGAGGTGATCGGAGCATTTCTCACCAACTCGTTGGCGCTACTCGTTGATGCCGCACACATGCTCACCGATTCCACCGGTCTGCTGCTGGCACTGACCGCGGCCACGCTGGTCATGCGAAAGCCCACCGCCAAGCGCACCTGGGGATTCCGCCGGGCGGAAGTGCTCTCCGCGACCCTCCAGTCGGCCTTGCTGCTCGGTGTGGGTGTCTATGCGCTGATCGACGGCGTTCGTCGCCTTTTTGAGCCGACGGAAATCTCCGGCGGCGGTCTGCTGGTTTTTGGCATCATCGGCCTGCTTGGCAATGTCGCCTCGATGCTGATCCTGGCTTCCGGCAAGGACGACAACCTGAACATGAGGGCCGCCTTCCTGGAAGTCGTCAACGACGCCCTGGGATCCGTTGCCGTGATCATCTCCGCGATCGTCATCTCCATGACTGGTTGGATGCAGGCGGACTCGATCGCCGCCATGTTGATAGCAGCGCTGATCATCCCGCGTGCGTTGAAGCTGCTGGGGGAGACCACGCACATCCTGCTGGAATCCACCCCCAAGGGCCTTGACCTCGAAGACGTCCGCGCCCATCTGGTCGCACACCCGTTGGTGTTGGCGGTCCACGACCTGCACGCCAGCCAGATTGCCACGAACCTACCGATTCTTTCCGCCCACGTCGTGGTGGAGGACGAGGCATTCCACACCGGCGCCGCGGCAACCCTGCTGGGTGAATTGCAGTCGTGCGTCGCCGAGCACTTCGAGGTGAGCATCGAGCATTCGACCTTCCAGATCGAGTCACACAGCCACCAGGCCCCGGAGCACGAGCGGCACGACTAG